The Brachypodium distachyon strain Bd21 chromosome 4, Brachypodium_distachyon_v3.0, whole genome shotgun sequence nucleotide sequence AGACCTTTTCAGTGTAAGGGAGGGATAGGCCGTCTGTTCGGTCCTGGCCACGCATCCTTTCGCCCTGAAGCACGGAAATCAGGACTGCCGCTCAGGAGCACCTTTGAGCAGGTCAGTCTCCAAATTTACTGCAGTAAAAGAAACGAAAGGCACATTTTTGCCCACCCAACAAATAAATTGTGTGACCGGATCAAACAGCACAGCATATAACAATGCACAAAGCACAAATCCACTCATCTAAATTCACTGTAAATCCAAGGACTCCAAGGACTCACAGCAGATACTGATACAAGCAGCTGAAACTGTCTGGCCTAAATAGATGAGACATAATAAATAGATAGACATAACATCTTTTTTGCTTGCAAACAATAGTCAAGCAATTGATGGTGGAAAGACAAAGCAGGCAACATGACCATGCGTATCCCCGCTAGTCATCAGTTCTGCATCTCATCTCCCTCATTCTGCATCTTATCTTCCTTTGCAGCGTCATCTTCGTCATTCCGCATCTCATCTGGCGACAGGTAATATCTGATGTAGCCCATCTCTGCGATCTTGTACTCGAACACCGCGGATTGCTTGGATGAAAGACTGATAGTCACTTGATCAGACAGGGTAGACGCCTTGGAGAAGGAGTTCATGTGCCTCAGTTGAAAGGTCAGGGAAACCTCTTCTTTCACCTCCATAACGATAGGTTCTTTTGGCTGCATTGATACAAACATGACCCATTAACTAGTGCAGATACGCATAAACAGGATCCATTCTACAGTATTTCTAGCAGTTGAATGGCACAGGATACTAAAGAAGTTACTCCATATGATAGAACCAATTGAAATTTATAGAATAAACAGATGGTAATCTGCACTGCAGAGAACCACCTCACCCAGATTTTACAGTTAAGAAGGAAATAGGCAATAACTAAAAAAACGAACGCCTAATTCAATCCTATTTATCAATACCAATGTAATCAACCAAATGAAGAGCATTGTTCCACTTTATGAAATATGTAGACAAATTAACAAATCCAGTTATACAGACTAAACTAATACTCCCAACACAGAAGAGCAACATTAGCAAACAAAGTGAATTAGCAACTCAACACGGTATAGTGAGACAACGAAATTCTAAGGcagtatgcatgcatgttctgaTAATCTGGTGTGTATCCACCAGACAGGCTAAAAGGTAACCTAGGTGAGGAACCAAGAATGCACGCTTGCTAACAACATTAGGGCATTAAGAATCGACAACACATCACTGATATGATTGTTCACTGCATTTCATGTTACAGTCACATACAGATATTCAGAGGATGAGATCCACTCCAATTTGAGGGGCTAAGAGGATCAAACCAGTAAGTACCTTGTCAACAGTTTGGGTCTGCCTGCAGACAATTGATGAGCTCCCAGTTTCCCCCCCAGTGAAGAACCTGACATGCTCCTTATCCACCGAGATGACAACTACGGCAGGAGATGGAAATGGTTCAAGGTACAGAACTAGAATCCTCAATGCGCAACAGTAACAGTTAGCCTTATAAATCACCAGGTAAAATCTATGTACCAGTGTCCCTCTCCCCGAAGCTGCTGAGCTTGTTGCAGATACCCATAAACATGGCAGAGGGCATGCAGACTATGGCCTGGTAATCGGATCCCGGGGATTCACTGATTTCGAGGGGGCCGTCGTCATTGTCCTCGC carries:
- the LOC100837914 gene encoding proliferating cell nuclear antigen isoform X1; translation: MSVKEGSADTDLPTIFEVRLEQATLFKNLVEAISDLFSEAYFNFSGRGLDVRAVDSSGFTLVAFLLRAEAFNYYSCDRALSVGLSLADMAKAVRYANNDDILTIKAVEEWFYVVTFTFESPNGVIMDYDFNCEDNDDGPLEISESPGSDYQAIVCMPSAMFMGICNKLSSFGERDTVVISVDKEHVRFFTGGETGSSSIVCRQTQTVDKPKEPIVMEVKEEVSLTFQLRHMNSFSKASTLSDQVTISLSSKQSAVFEYKIAEMGYIRYYLSPDEMRNDEDDAAKEDKMQNEGDEMQN
- the LOC100837914 gene encoding proliferating cell nuclear antigen isoform X2; protein product: MSVKEGSADTDLPTIFEVRLEQATLFKNLVEAISDLFSEAYFNFSGRGLDVRAVDSSGFTLVAFLLRAEAFNYYSCDRALSVGLSLADMAKAVRYANNDDILTIKAVEEWFYVVTFTFESPNNDDGPLEISESPGSDYQAIVCMPSAMFMGICNKLSSFGERDTVVISVDKEHVRFFTGGETGSSSIVCRQTQTVDKPKEPIVMEVKEEVSLTFQLRHMNSFSKASTLSDQVTISLSSKQSAVFEYKIAEMGYIRYYLSPDEMRNDEDDAAKEDKMQNEGDEMQN